From the Nostoc sp. PCC 7107 genome, the window TTGACTAATGACAATGAACATTCCGCAATTTATACTCGCTTCAGCTTCTCCGGCCCGTCGTCGCTTGCTGCAAACTGTTGGCATTGAACCAATAGTTAAACCGAGTGATTTTGATGAGTCACAAATTCAACTTAGTGAACCTGCTGAGTTAGTGCAAGTTCTGGCTCAACGTAAAGCAGAAGCCATCGCACCCCAGTTTGCATCAGCCTTAATTATGGGTTGTGATTCAGTGTTGGCTATTGATGGTGAGATTTATGGTAAACCAGCAGATGCAGCAGAAGCGATCGCTCGTTGGCAATTAATGCAAGGTAATATTGGTGACTTATATACTGGTCATGTATTGATTGACTCATTACAAAACCGGACTTTAGTCAAGTGTCAGATGACAAAGGTTTACTTTGCCAAAATGAGCGATCGCGCCATCCAAGCTTATGTAGCCACAGGCGAACCCCTTAAATGCGCTGGTGCTTTCGCCTTAGAAGGTTTTGGTAGTTTATTTATTGAGCAAATTGTTGGTTGTCACAGCAATGTCATCGGTCTCAGCTTACCTTTGCTCAGGCAGATGTTGGCAGAACTAGGATACGAAGTCACTGATTTTTGGCAATAGTCTTAGTCAAATGACAAACCGAAAAAATTATTAACTGGTCATGTATCGATTTACTTTATAGTAAATAATACATTAATTAGCTTTTAGCTATATTTAAAACTAAACATTGCCAATGTTTAGCAAGGTTTGTGCATGTTTGCAAGTTGAGAATGCTTAAGTTTTTAACTGAGCAAGGAGTTTTTTAAATGTCACTTATCAAGCGTAGTTTAGCTGAATTCATAGGCACATTTTGGCTTGTTTTAGGCGGCTGTGGCAGTGCAGTTTTAGCCGCAGCTTATACAGCAGATGGTGCAAAAATTAGTGAAAGTACCTCTTTTCCATTAGGTATTGGATTAGTAGGTGTATCTCTAGCATTTGGGTTAACTGTCCTGACAGGGGCTTACGCACTCGGTCATATTTCTGGTGGCCATTTTAACCCGGCTGTTTCCTTTGGGCTTTGGGCAGGTAAGCGTTTTCCAGGGTCAGATTTATTAGCTTATATTGTCTCTCAAGTACTAGGCTCCATTCTAGCTGGAGGCGTTATATATTTGATTGCTAGTGGCAAAGCTGGATTTACCCTTACTGGCTCTAACCCACTGGCAACCAATGGCTTTGGTACTCATTCTCCTGGTGGTTACGGTCTGTTTGCTTGCTTCATCACGGAAGTTGTGATGACCTTTATGTTTTTGCTGATTATTCTAGGTGTCACTGATAGACGTGCGCCAAAAGGATTTGCACCCCTAACAATTGGTTTTGCACTTACCTTAATTCACCTAATCAGCATTCCTGTTACTAATACTTCTGTAAATCCGGCTCGCAGTACCGGAGTTGCTATATTTGCTGGTGTAGAACTTTTTTCGCAAGTATGGCTATTTTGGTTAGCACCTATCTTGGGCGCAATTTTGGCAGGATGGTTATACCTAGCAGTCTTTAGTGAATCAACTGTGGAAGAACGACAAAATATTGAAGAGCTAGTTTAGTTGTGTTTCTTCCTCTAAAGAATCTGAGTTTAACTGAAAGCATTCCAGGAAGAGATTAGTATTCGGCGTTAAGCTAAAACTTTTGCTTAATTAGCGATCGCTCTCACTCCACCATGAGATTAAGTATTAAGACTGTCAAGAGGAGCCAGCACTAAAGTGCTGGCTCCTCTTGAATTTTACCAATCATCATTGAGATTATTGTCAGAAAACAATACTTATTACAGCCATTGCTGTTAAAAATTCATAATCGTCTCATAAATTTACATAACTAAGCGTAACAGTTTGCTTTGCTTAATGTTGCGCGATAGAACGAAAGTGACGCGACAGGCTGTAGACTGGCTTTAGATAGCATTTCTAACGAGAGTATGTCATTTACTTCTACTCACTCACTCCGCGAACAACAACATCCCCTCATCCATCAGTTAGCCGATGGTATTGAGGCAGTTTGGCATAGACATTTACAACTATCGCCTTATCATTTACCCGCGGAGTTGGGATATGTGGAAGGTAGACTGGAAGGTGAAAAACTGATAATTGAAAACCGCTGCTATCAATCACCACAGTTTCGCAAAATGCACTTGGAACTGGCAAAGGTGGGAAATATGCTGGATATTCTGCACTGCGTGATGTTTCCGCGCCCAGAATATGACCTACCGATGTTTGGATGTGATTTAGTTGGCGGCAGAGGACAAATTAGTGCAGCGATCGCTGATCTATCTCCTGTCCACTTAGACCGCACTTTGCCAGCATCCTATACAAATCAACTTGCAGCACTCCCAGCCCTGGACTTTTCCCAACCCAGAGAATTACCAGAATGGGGTCATATCTTCTCCGAGTTTTGTATCTTTGTGCGTCCTAGTTCCCCAGAAGAAGAAGCGATCTTTCTGGCACGCGTGCAAGACTTTTTAGAAGTTCATTGTACCCAAGCGATCGCCGCTAGTCCTGTTTCCCCCGAACAAAGCCAGCAAATTCTCGCCGGACAACAAAACTACTGCACCAAGCAGCAGCAAAACGACAAAACCCGCCGCGTCCTCGAAAAAGCCTTTGGTCAAGAATGGGCAGATAATTATATGACCACGGTCTTATTTGACTTGCCAAATTGAGTCAATGGTTATTAGTCATTTGTCAAAAGGCTAAAGGACAAAATTTCACACTTCACACTTTCTTCCCTTCCATCATCTGTAGGTTCTGTTACGTTTTCCCTTAACTGATAAATGTAGAATTCAGTTAACGATAGTTTTGATGGAGTCTAACCATTGCCGTAGCGTCTTTGGCGCAAGTATCCAAATGAGTTAGGAGTTAACAAGCCTAATAATTAGCTGATTACAAGTTTAAGGAAACTGTAATGTTAGGGATGCTCTATTTGAGAAAATTAATTGAAAATTCGTAATTGCTAGTTCATAATTAAGTTTTTGATAAAGATTGAGTCTCCAACTGAACCGGGGTTGCTTTTCAAAGCGGTTGATTCTCTCTAGTTTTTTAATTACGAATTAGTAATTATCTTGATTCTGGCATCTATTGAATAACTAGCTACCAGAAGCATCATGATAAAAAAACTGTGGTGCTAAGTATTCATAAGAATCAAGTTTCTGAGGGTATTTAGTAGGGACAATTTATCACGTCTCTACTATGTCTAAGACTTTTTTATATCCATCAACACATTTTTAAATAAACGGGCAATAACCATGTCAAGGGTGACTGAAAAGCCAAGATCAAGGCAACAAATACTTGATCCAGAACAACCTAAGATTTGGTGGGGCATTGCTGTGGCCTTACCAATAGTAATCGCTGCGGGGTTACTAACTACAGCTAAAGTTGAGCAATTGAAAAAACTTAGCTTATCTGTACCCGTCAAACCAGTGGCTAACAGCATTAGTGCTGTGGGGCGTTTAGAACCGCGAGGTGAAGTGATCAAGCTTTCTGCACCTACCGCGGGATTGCAATCTGCATCACGAGTCAAGCAGCTGTTTGTCCGAGAAGGAGAACGGGTGAGAAAAGGACAAGTGATTGCTATTTTAGATAATCACGAAACTCAGTTAGCCAGTGTAGAAGAAGCAAAAGCCAAATTACTAGAAGCTCGTGCTAATTTAGCGCAAGTTCGGGCTGGTTCACCCAGAGACATTCAAGCGCAACAAGCGGTAATTGCTCGACTACAAGCCCAGTTACGCGGCGAAAAGGATGCTCAACAAACCACTATTACCAGAATTGCAGCGCAGTTGAGTGCCGAAAAACTGGCTCAACAGGCGACAGTCGAGCGCTTAGAAGCCGAATTGCGAGGTCAAGGTGATACCTTAAGAGCTACTTTGACACGCATACAAGCCGAACAGCGTAATGCTCAAGTTGATGCTGGACGTTACGATTTTCTGTACGGACAAGGTGCTATATCTCAGCAAGAAAGGGATAGACGACGATTAAGTGCAGTCACCGCTAAACAACAAGTAGTTGAAAGTCAAGCTACTCTGCGACAAGCAATCGCCACTTTGCGCCAACAAGTTGCAGAAGCTAGAGCTAATCAAGTCAAGACTTTAACAACATTACAACAGCAGTTGATTGAAGCTAGAGTCACCCGTGATCAAACTATAGCCACCTTAGGAAGACAACTTGACGAAGAACGAGCCAGACTCAAGAGACTGATAGAAGTTGATCCAACAAATGTGCAGATAGCGCAAGCACAAGTTAGTAATGCGATCGCCACTGTTAGACAAGCTGATGCAGAATTGAGATTAAGCTACGTCCAAGCACCTACTTCTGGTGAAATTCTTAAAATTTACACCAAGTCAGGCGAAGCTATCAACGTCAACGGTATTGCGGAGATTGGACAAACTGAACAAATGATGGTGATTGCGGAAGTTCCTGAAGACAGTATTAGTAGAGTCCGTATTGGTCAAAGTGTTTCTGTCAGCAGTGATAATGGCGCTTTTGAAGGCGAATTAAAAGGAACAGTGGCGGAAATTGGCAGAAAAGTCGGCAAAAAAGATGTACTCAATACCGATCCAGCGGCTGATATAGATGCCAGAGTGATAGAAGTTAAAATTGCCCTCTCACCAGAAGATAGCAACAAAGTTTCTGGCTTAACCAACGCTAAAGTTCTTGTTGATATTAACAATCAATCAGGTTCTAATTCAGAGAAACAATAAGTAAGTTGGGGAGCATAAATAAAATGCCTAAAACCCCTACAAACAACTAATGAGTAATAACCAATCTAATTACTTTCCTATTTATCTGAAAAATGATTCAAAAAATACCTCTATCTTGGCTACAAATGACGCGAGACAAAACGCGTTTAGCCGTAGCTTTAGCTGGAATTGCTTTTGCTGATATTTTAATGTTTACCCAACTCGGATTCCGAGATGCGCTTTATTACAGCAACGTGCAGTTACACAGTAGTTTAAATGGTGAAATTGTTTTAATTAACCGCCAATCGAATGCTATTTTGTCAATGAAAAGCTTTTCTCAACGGCGGTTGTATAAAGCTTTAGATTTACCAGCAGTACAATCAGTACATCCTATCTATTTAGATTATACTGCTTGGAAAAATCCAGTTACAGGTCGGTCAAGAACTTTACTTGTATTTGGCATTAACCCGGAAGTTAATTTATTTAATTTGGTAGGAGTGCAAGAAAATCTAGATAAATTGAAGCTGCCAGATGTAGTTTTATTTGACCGTTCTTCTCGACAGGAATATGGGCCAATTGCAGATGATTTTGAAAAAGGTAAAAATGTTACAGCAGAGCTAAGAAGACGCAAAATTAAAGTAGTAGGACTATTTACTTTAGGAACATCTTTTGGTGCGGATGGTAACTTAATTACCAGTGATGTTAACTTTTTACGCATCTTTAACACCCGTCAGCAAGGATTAATTGATATTGGAGTAATTAAAGTAAAACCAGGCGCAAATGTAGAAGCTGTAGCTCAAGAATTACGCCAATATTTACCGCAAGATGTGAATGTGTTGACTAAACAAGATTTTATCGATTTTGAACGTCACTATTGGGCAAGTAGCACAGCGATTGGTTTTATTTTCAGCTTAGGGACAATTATGGGTTTTATTGTGGGAACTGTAATTGTTTATCAAATTCTTTACACTGAAGTTTCTGATCATTTATCAGAATATGCAACTTTAAAAGCCATAGGATATACGCAAAAATATTTATTAATTGTGATTTTACAAGAAGCACTTTTATTAGCTTGTTTAGGATATCTTCCTGGTTTATTTTTTACAATTTTGATGTATCAAAAAGCTAAGGAAGCAACCCTTTTACCAATATTTATGACTTTTGGAAGGGCGACTAATGTATTGATATTAACAATAATTATGTGTTTTATTTCTGGCGCGATCGCAGTACGTAAATTACGTTCCGCTGACCCGGCTGACATCTTTTAACTAATTTTGATCAATACAGTAGCGATTAATCAGCTTTTATTATCTATATGGTATATATTTAATGCTTCAACTGTCATCGTAATTGGCAGACAGGCTCTAGATTTACGGAAATAAATTACTACCTTCTAACACAGGATTTATTATGAGACAAGAACCTGTAATTGCTATTAAAGACCTGAATCATTACTATGGTAAAGGTTCACTAAAAAGACAAATTTTATTTGATATTAACCTGGAGATTTATCCGGGAGAAATTGTGATTATGACTGGGCCTTCCGGGTCAGGTAAAACAACATTACTAAGTTTGATTGGTGGTTTAAGGTCTGTCCAAGAAGGTAGTTTAAAATTTTTGGGCGTAGAACTATTTGGTTCGAGTCAAAATCAATTAGTACAAATCCGGCGGAACATTGGCTATATTTTTCAGGCGCACAACTTGCTAGGATTTTTAACTGCAAGGCAAAATGTACAGATGGCCGTGGAGTTGAACGAAAAAGTTGGTCAACATGATGCGATCGCCACAGCCGAAACTATGCTAACTGCTGTTGGCTTAAAGAACCGAGTTAATTACTACCCAGATAATCTTTCTGGTGGACAAAAACAAAGAATAGCGATCGCTCGCGCCTTAGTTAACAATCCGCCATTAGTATTAGCGGACGAACCAACCGCAGCCTTAGATAAACAATCAGGACGTGATGTTGTCGAAATTATGCAGCGTCTTGCTAAAGATCAAGGTACTTCCATTTTGTTGGTGACACACGACAATCGGATTTTAGACATAGCTGATCGCATTGTGGAAATGGAAGATGGTCTTTTAGCTCGTGACTCGCAAAGCGCCGTCATTAGTTACGATGCTGGAGCATGGAGCGAAAAATCATAAAGTCTATAGCAAAAATTTGCCCAAAGACTTAGCGTACCTCTGCGTTTAAAAACCATTTTTCTCAGAAATTGTACCCCAAGCCATCACTATTTGGCACTTGGCACATTTCCTTGGCGGCTAGTCCGAAAAGTTACATTTACACCATCATTGGATTGTTCCAATACCAGTAACGGTGTAGGTTTAGCTTTTTGATCCCAGTGCATACTGGCAATTCGACCTTGAATTGTCGGTTGCCATGTATCCTCATCGTCCATCGGACTCAGATAAGTCTCGATACAGTCAATAATTTGGCTAATTGTGGTAGAAGTAGCTTGCGTGGGTAACTTCATCAGCTTAATTTGAATGCGAAACAACACCCGCTTCGCAATGTTTGGCGGGGTACCACTCTCATATTCGACATCAAAAATTTCATCTACCTGTCGCCCCGCACCATTGGCAATTCCCACCGTTCCTTGTTGAGATTGGTTGGGACGCAAAGCTTGAGAAATTTTATCTTTGATCCTGATTTTAATTTGATTCAGAATGGCAAAATGAAATACTTCTTCAGACATCCGCATCCGCAGATAATCTAGGTTAAAGTCTCGTGAGTTCACCAAATCTGGGTTAGCTTCCATTTTGCGGATAGTTTCTAGCGCCAGTTTAAACTTTTTCTCTAGTTCTCTGGCCCGGAATTTTTCAAATTTGATTTTTTTCTCTAATTTATCCATCTGAATTTTGCCAAATATAATCAAACCAATCACGGCTACAGCCAGCCCTCCAGAGGTAATTAATAAAAAGGGTGGGGCCTGCTGAGGTTCGCTGGCTGGTGGTTTTTGAGTGACTTTTTTTGTTTTTGCTGGTGGAGACTGCGCCAGAAATATAGGATTTAGCATGGTGGCAATAACTGTAATTGTCATTGTTTAGAATGCCCAAATCTTCAATGTCATCTTGCTGTATTATTAGTATTTTTAACAGCTTTTTATAAACTGCGTATATACCGTCGTTAAAATGTATCTTTTAAATCTGAGACCAATATCTGAATCTGCCTCTACTTGCTGGAGTAACATCCGTTTGATTGCAACTGATATGGATGGTACTCTGACCAAGAAAGGTAAATTTTCTACTGCTTTGTTACAAACTTTAGAAGATTTAACGGCATCTGGTATCAAGGTAATAATTGTTACCGGACGTTCTGCTGGCTGGATAAGTGGAATTAGCAGCTTAATGCCAGTTGCAGGTGCGATCGCCGAAAATGGCGGTATATTCTATCTTAATGGTAGTGAGCAGCCCATTGCTTTAACTTCTATTCCTGATTTAAGCTTACATCGCCAACAATTAGCCACGGCTTTTGCCGAATTACAAAGGGAATTTCCTCAAATTCAAGAATCTGCTGACAATTGCTTTCGGCTGACAGATTGGACATTTGATATAGCTGCCTTAACTTTACAGGAATTACAAACTTTAAGTCATCTCTGTCAATCAATGGGCTGGGGATTTACTTACAGTACAGTACAGTGTCATATTAAACCCCAAAGTCAAGATAAGGCTGTGGGTTTATTGCAAGTATTACAAGCATATTGGCCTGAATACTCACCAGAACAAGTTGTGACTGTTGGTGATAGTCCTAATGATGAAAGTTTATTTGCTTGCCATCAGTTTCCCTTCTCTGTGGGGGTAGCTAACGTACTTAAATATGCAAATCAACTGCAATATCAACCCACTTACGTAACGAGTGCAGCTGAAGCCGCAGGATTTTGTGAGTTAGCTAGTTATATTTTAAAATCAACAGTCTCCAGCATCTAAATCAATATAATGAACTATGCGATCGCCATTCAAAGGGAACAGATAACAAGAAAATCCCCATAATGAAAATCAGGGGATTTGTCCGATAATTAATGTCCACACTGGTGAAATACTTTATTGATCTACAGTAGCACTATGCCTACGCTTCTTTCTTTTGATTAAACTACCCAAACCCATCACAGCAGCAATACCTAAAATAGTTGATGGCTCTGGAATTTTGGTAACTGCAAAATCAAGGTTATAGTTCTGTATACCTTGAACAGTTTCCTGAATCCAGAAAGTGTAAGTACCTGCGCCAAGCTTACCACCAGAGAAGCCGACAAAGTTAGCTCCTTGAATTGATGCTGCTACACCCAAATCATCTAAGACATTATCTCCCACTTGTGTTCCAGTTGCTGCACCAATTAAAGCTGCACCCAGTAATGGTGGTGTGTTAGTAGTGATAGTTGTCGGTGCAATACTAGAACCTGTTTGCACGGCTAAAAATCCTTGATTTGCCCCTGTGCCATCTAGCCCAACATAGTTAGCTAAGTTAATTCTACTAAGTTCATAACCAACAGGAATAGTGAAAGTAAAGAAATCTCTGTCAAGATTTGGATTACCAGTGGTTGAGCCAGTAATCTGGTTAGATCCATCTAACAGATTCAATGCTGTTGGGTTTAAGCTGTCACCAGACAATTCGCCGTCAACAGCTTCGTTATATACAAAGCCTGCCGCATAAGCATTAGGAGCAAAAACTAAGATAGCTCCTAGTCCTAGAAATAAGCTTTTCATTTATCTGCCTCTGGTGTATTTGAAGTTAGGTACTTGAGCTAAAAATTTACTTTTCTAGAAAGTATTTTCCTTAAGATATGATGCTTTAAAACTACAAAATTACTCATGAATCTTTGGATTGTTAACTGTTCATAGTAAGCAGTTAACAACCAGCAAAAAAAGATATGTAATTTACGTATGTCTCAGTGCAATAGCTTAAGTCCCAGAGTCATTTTAGAGCAAATTAGTAAAGGTAAATTTAAGGAATTAGTCAAAAATACGGCTATCAAACTTAGTTTTGTAGTTTTTTAGTAAAGACTAACGTTTTAATATTAAAAAATATCAAAACTTATAACTCCTGTTTTATGGGTTTTTGGATTCGTTAGTCTCCTGGGGTTGTGCTGGCTCAGAGACAACAACAACTCGACCGTTTTTTACCACTGTAGAATTTTTAGCAGTAGTCTTGCTATGGTTGGCTGGCTCATCTTGACACTGCTGTTGGTGAGAGATATTTTGTTCCTGTTGTTGACTGAGAAGCACGACACAACTGGAGCAGGAAACTGTAGACATAAGCTTAACTTGAGTTCTATATCTATTATCGCGCTTATTGCTCCAACGTAGACACTTTGGGGCTTGTCGCTAGAAATCGCTTTTGTCCACCAAACTTGCAAAAGACTGAGTTGACCGAAAAATTTGAGATTTTGGATGGGGAATTTTCGATACAAGCCCCACCCCTTCAGGGCGGAGAATTAATCCAAAATACTCGCTGCGCTGCGTTTCCCTAACGCCCATCTAAAATCCGACGCTCGACGACTTGCTAACGCTGCACTATCAAGCTCCACCTTAAAGTGTGGAGCCAATCCAAAATCGTAAATCCAAAATTGGTTGACACTGTACCGTCTGGACGGTAACATAGATTTAGTTTACCAATCTAGCGGCAAACTAATAGTAGAAACCTACATCTAAAACAATCTCGTCGCCAGATAAACTGTCTTCAACAAACAATTTATCTGGTTTCATTATTCACCTCTATGACTTCTAATAAAAAAACAAAATCTGCGTCTGTCACCCGCACAGCATTGTTAGAAGCAGCGGGGCGAGTGATGGTAACATCTGGTTCCAAGGCACTGACGTTGGAAGCGGTCGCCCGTGAAGCCGGTGTTAGCAAAGGTGGATTACTTTACCACTTTCCCAACAAAGAAGCCTTGATTTCTGGAATGTTGCAACAGCTAATTGATGAAAAGACAGTATTACTAGAGCATGAATTAAAGCAAGATGATGCACCCAATACACCAGGACATTGGCTGAGGGCTTATATCCGGTCATATAAAAAATTTGATGCTGACTCGATCGCTATTCATTTCAGTTTTTTAGCTGCGATCGCCGAAAATCCAGAATTACTTGAGCCAGTGCAGAAACACCTAGCTGATTGGCAACAGCAAATCGAAACCAGTGAACTCGATCCAGCAATGGCAACTGTAATTCGTCTAGCACTTGATGGTCTCACCTTCGTCCACATCTTTGGTTTA encodes:
- a CDS encoding nucleoside triphosphate pyrophosphatase, with the protein product MNIPQFILASASPARRRLLQTVGIEPIVKPSDFDESQIQLSEPAELVQVLAQRKAEAIAPQFASALIMGCDSVLAIDGEIYGKPADAAEAIARWQLMQGNIGDLYTGHVLIDSLQNRTLVKCQMTKVYFAKMSDRAIQAYVATGEPLKCAGAFALEGFGSLFIEQIVGCHSNVIGLSLPLLRQMLAELGYEVTDFWQ
- the aqpZ gene encoding aquaporin Z is translated as MSLIKRSLAEFIGTFWLVLGGCGSAVLAAAYTADGAKISESTSFPLGIGLVGVSLAFGLTVLTGAYALGHISGGHFNPAVSFGLWAGKRFPGSDLLAYIVSQVLGSILAGGVIYLIASGKAGFTLTGSNPLATNGFGTHSPGGYGLFACFITEVVMTFMFLLIILGVTDRRAPKGFAPLTIGFALTLIHLISIPVTNTSVNPARSTGVAIFAGVELFSQVWLFWLAPILGAILAGWLYLAVFSESTVEERQNIEELV
- a CDS encoding phycocyanobilin:ferredoxin oxidoreductase, giving the protein MSFTSTHSLREQQHPLIHQLADGIEAVWHRHLQLSPYHLPAELGYVEGRLEGEKLIIENRCYQSPQFRKMHLELAKVGNMLDILHCVMFPRPEYDLPMFGCDLVGGRGQISAAIADLSPVHLDRTLPASYTNQLAALPALDFSQPRELPEWGHIFSEFCIFVRPSSPEEEAIFLARVQDFLEVHCTQAIAASPVSPEQSQQILAGQQNYCTKQQQNDKTRRVLEKAFGQEWADNYMTTVLFDLPN
- a CDS encoding HlyD family efflux transporter periplasmic adaptor subunit encodes the protein MSRVTEKPRSRQQILDPEQPKIWWGIAVALPIVIAAGLLTTAKVEQLKKLSLSVPVKPVANSISAVGRLEPRGEVIKLSAPTAGLQSASRVKQLFVREGERVRKGQVIAILDNHETQLASVEEAKAKLLEARANLAQVRAGSPRDIQAQQAVIARLQAQLRGEKDAQQTTITRIAAQLSAEKLAQQATVERLEAELRGQGDTLRATLTRIQAEQRNAQVDAGRYDFLYGQGAISQQERDRRRLSAVTAKQQVVESQATLRQAIATLRQQVAEARANQVKTLTTLQQQLIEARVTRDQTIATLGRQLDEERARLKRLIEVDPTNVQIAQAQVSNAIATVRQADAELRLSYVQAPTSGEILKIYTKSGEAINVNGIAEIGQTEQMMVIAEVPEDSISRVRIGQSVSVSSDNGAFEGELKGTVAEIGRKVGKKDVLNTDPAADIDARVIEVKIALSPEDSNKVSGLTNAKVLVDINNQSGSNSEKQ
- the devC gene encoding ABC transporter permease DevC, encoding MIQKIPLSWLQMTRDKTRLAVALAGIAFADILMFTQLGFRDALYYSNVQLHSSLNGEIVLINRQSNAILSMKSFSQRRLYKALDLPAVQSVHPIYLDYTAWKNPVTGRSRTLLVFGINPEVNLFNLVGVQENLDKLKLPDVVLFDRSSRQEYGPIADDFEKGKNVTAELRRRKIKVVGLFTLGTSFGADGNLITSDVNFLRIFNTRQQGLIDIGVIKVKPGANVEAVAQELRQYLPQDVNVLTKQDFIDFERHYWASSTAIGFIFSLGTIMGFIVGTVIVYQILYTEVSDHLSEYATLKAIGYTQKYLLIVILQEALLLACLGYLPGLFFTILMYQKAKEATLLPIFMTFGRATNVLILTIIMCFISGAIAVRKLRSADPADIF
- a CDS encoding DevA family ABC transporter ATP-binding protein; the encoded protein is MRQEPVIAIKDLNHYYGKGSLKRQILFDINLEIYPGEIVIMTGPSGSGKTTLLSLIGGLRSVQEGSLKFLGVELFGSSQNQLVQIRRNIGYIFQAHNLLGFLTARQNVQMAVELNEKVGQHDAIATAETMLTAVGLKNRVNYYPDNLSGGQKQRIAIARALVNNPPLVLADEPTAALDKQSGRDVVEIMQRLAKDQGTSILLVTHDNRILDIADRIVEMEDGLLARDSQSAVISYDAGAWSEKS
- a CDS encoding HAD family hydrolase, producing the protein MYLLNLRPISESASTCWSNIRLIATDMDGTLTKKGKFSTALLQTLEDLTASGIKVIIVTGRSAGWISGISSLMPVAGAIAENGGIFYLNGSEQPIALTSIPDLSLHRQQLATAFAELQREFPQIQESADNCFRLTDWTFDIAALTLQELQTLSHLCQSMGWGFTYSTVQCHIKPQSQDKAVGLLQVLQAYWPEYSPEQVVTVGDSPNDESLFACHQFPFSVGVANVLKYANQLQYQPTYVTSAAEAAGFCELASYILKSTVSSI
- a CDS encoding PEP-CTERM sorting domain-containing protein, with amino-acid sequence MKSLFLGLGAILVFAPNAYAAGFVYNEAVDGELSGDSLNPTALNLLDGSNQITGSTTGNPNLDRDFFTFTIPVGYELSRINLANYVGLDGTGANQGFLAVQTGSSIAPTTITTNTPPLLGAALIGAATGTQVGDNVLDDLGVAASIQGANFVGFSGGKLGAGTYTFWIQETVQGIQNYNLDFAVTKIPEPSTILGIAAVMGLGSLIKRKKRRHSATVDQ
- a CDS encoding TetR/AcrR family transcriptional regulator, with amino-acid sequence MTSNKKTKSASVTRTALLEAAGRVMVTSGSKALTLEAVAREAGVSKGGLLYHFPNKEALISGMLQQLIDEKTVLLEHELKQDDAPNTPGHWLRAYIRSYKKFDADSIAIHFSFLAAIAENPELLEPVQKHLADWQQQIETSELDPAMATVIRLALDGLTFVHIFGLGVPDESLQKQVIETLLKLAQE